GGACAATATTCCTAATGCCCTTCCTGTTTTGATGGGATGGGGTATCTGCTTTAACACTCTCTGCCAAGGGGGCATAGCATTTTTAAGCCAGCACTGCTTCAAGGAaccttattttaatattaacatttccTATGCTGTGTTTTTATCAAACATTTGACACTGTCACTAACTAGGATCATATTCtcctcatttgtttttcttcagaacaATGACAATGACTTTCATGTGGGTCCACTTCATCAGTTGTGTTTAGCTAACAAAAGAACAGTGGGACTTTTTGTCAAGCTATAATGGAAACCAGTGTAATGTGACTGACAACCAGTAATGAGGGACTTTGTCAAAGTGTCTCTGACATCAGAatgtttcaaaattgttttccaCGCAGTAGGCATTTACAGAACGGTCATGCATCTGCAGCGCCAGGTTGACAGCCTCAGAtagtattacacatttcttaCTGACAGAGCCGGCCTACGCCGGGCTGATCGATATGCAAAGAAGGAGTGGGGGTCACGCGTCAAGGAGGGAAGGTTCAAACAAAATGAGATGTTAATGAGAATAAGGGAAGAAGGAGGTTAAAACGAGAGGTGTCTGGGAAAGACAGACAAAGACTGGTGGTGAAATGAGATTGGTTTCTGGCCAGTTATCTCCCAGCTGAGGGCTCCTGGGTGGAGACACCAAGGACGTCTAGGCTTTCAGGCGCACGTTTTCAGAGGGTGAGGCAGAAGAGGGGGAGACTCACGATGCTGTGACTCTGGTTATCCCTCACCTAAAAGGTCTCTGGGTTTAGACATTGATGGGTATTAGCTTTCACACACTGCTGGGGTAACGGGGGAGTCTGCCAGATGTCAGCTCCTTACCAATAAATCCTGCTAAATGGGCAGCAGGCTCTGTTATAGAGGAAGGCCTGAGTGGACGTCAACTCTCTATCATTCTCCGCTCTGTTTGTCAAAACCTGAACTGGGCTCGTAAATATTTGATTTCACTCAGCTGAGGGCAATCCTTCTTTCCCTGTTATTTCTCATCAGACCGATGACTTTCTTATGGGAGAGTGTTCTTGATTATGACAATTTCCATTGCTGGATCAGTCAAGCACAAACCCACACTTACTGAAGTTCACCTTTGTATAGTCTTtgaaagtgtggcagaaaaagtAAGCCTATTTCATTATATGCTCTTGTGTTTCTTTCGTTAGATTTTAAATGTTGCATCAATTCTTTCTAAATCAAACCTTTTATATCCTGGCTGAAAATTTTACTCACCATTTTGGATAGATTTTATGCACTCCAGGTAATAAATCTCCCTCTGAATAAACACCCTTATAATctttaaattcatatttttcatGCTCCTTTTTTCTGGGGTTATGAGTAAAGACCCAGGTCCACTAAGCTCTCTCTGAGCCCCTGTGTCAGAAAAACAATCATGTATATGGAGTGCAGAGGAGTTTTAGAAACCACCTTGAATTTTCTAGACAGCTGCTCCAGTGAAACCAAGCCCCTGCAGGACATTATTGCATGGTTGTTCACCCCAAAAAGTGGACTCTAAAAGAGGTTGCACTTTTAAAGCCCCTCAGGCACGGTGAGGTTTATGGTCACCGTTGTTGATCTCAGGTCAGGCTTTAACATAAAACTGACCCAACTCAACAGCCCATCTCTATGACCACCCTGTTCTCCTGCTAGATCTGCAATTCTTTTAAGACTTCATTTTGATTTGACCTTTTGACTGTTATCTCTCAGACTTGTTGTTTTTAAGCTCACCATTTTCCGCTGGTTGCTAAGGCAGAAGGTACAAATGTGCTTGGGTTGAGCCGATTGGTCGGATCCTCGGGTGGGGGAGGAGCTGACGTGGAAGAACGGAGGTGAGGGGGCATGACACGGCTGTCCGTCATGAAGCCCTTCGCCGAGGAGCAGCACATTCCCCAGATGGCTTATGTAGCTGCTGGCCAGACGTAACGTCTCGATCTTTGAGAGTTTCCTGCAATCAgacaagatttaaaaataagagTAAGTtgcaacatttacatttaagcTGCAGTAAAAATTTGAGATACTGTAAACTGTGTCACAATTACACCAGGaaatatgttttcatattttaatgcagttttaCATTAAGGGATAAAAACTGCGACTCCATACCTGTCGGCTGGCTCAGTGGGGATGAGCGTGCGCAGCGCCGTGAATGCTGTGTTGACAGAATTCGTGCGATCTCTCTCCCTTGCGTTGGCCGCAGTTCTCTGGCGAACTTCCCCAGGAGGAGATGAACCTGGGGGGCCCAGCATGCCCGTCAGGTTAGCCACACTTACCCCTCCGCCCACACACAACTTCCTCTTCCTGTTCACCTTAATGTGGAAGGCAGACTGGGACGATGATGACAGGCGAAAGGATGCAGAATTTGAGGAGGTGCTGGTGTGGTCCTCGGAGCCTGACCCCTCGCTGCAGTTCTCGTCATCGTCTTCAGAGAGGAGGCCAATGTCTCCGTACAAGAAGCGACCTGCTGGAGGCGGAGTGCGTAGCATGGCAAAAGTCATCTTTGA
This genomic stretch from Girardinichthys multiradiatus isolate DD_20200921_A chromosome 3, DD_fGirMul_XY1, whole genome shotgun sequence harbors:
- the LOC124865346 gene encoding basic helix-loop-helix transcription factor scleraxis-like, whose product is MTFAMLRTPPPAGRFLYGDIGLLSEDDDENCSEGSGSEDHTSTSSNSASFRLSSSSQSAFHIKVNRKRKLCVGGGVSVANLTGMLGPPGSSPPGEVRQRTAANARERDRTNSVNTAFTALRTLIPTEPADRKLSKIETLRLASSYISHLGNVLLLGEGLHDGQPCHAPSPPFFHVSSSPTRGSDQSAQPKHICTFCLSNQRKMNKDRDRKTSIRS